The following proteins come from a genomic window of Alicyclobacillus dauci:
- a CDS encoding alkaline phosphatase family protein, which produces MRKLVKSATLSASSAVLLALSAGPVASAATAASEPTTTTPIQHVVVIFDENISFDHYFGTYPNATNPDGEAPFYPAPNTPSVNGLTGSLLTNNPNGTNPQRLDPSQPITQSNDHGYTAEQTAADNGKMDNFIKGTGRGNSVVLNYYDGNTVTGIWNYAQHYALNDNSFGTNYGPSSVGAVNLISGQTAGATVYADNVTKSQTVLKPGDTNFPTSSVSANGTLVGDQDPYYDNFSKGPTVAMSGKNVGDLLNAKNVTWGWFEGGFANTSTKSNNVGGSASTDYSAHHEPFQYYKSTANPNHLPPTSTAMIGKADQANHQYDITDFWKAADAGNMPAVSFLKAPEYEDGHASYSDPTDEQKWIVDTINHIQSLPDWQNTAIIVSYDDSDGWYDHVLGPLVNGSNDPNYDTLAGKGDAGKPVLGTYEDRAGYGPRLPLLVISPYAKRNYVDNTLTDQTSILRFIEDNWDLGRIGDGSFDAIAGSLNNMFDFTDGPQNGKLMLDSSTGEPVSPDVAPYSANGFTYMSMSNLAQNLDVSFSQDKHDVWFDYNGSHVVIPMHGNHATVDGQSVELGAPLQTVKGALTVPIDNLAVVLGVKVVNYKNSVLFDAGN; this is translated from the coding sequence ATGCGTAAATTGGTCAAATCAGCGACCCTTTCAGCCTCGTCTGCGGTGTTGCTCGCACTGTCGGCGGGACCTGTGGCGTCTGCCGCAACAGCCGCTTCCGAGCCAACCACCACGACACCGATTCAGCATGTCGTCGTCATTTTCGATGAAAACATTTCGTTTGATCACTATTTTGGCACTTATCCCAATGCAACGAATCCGGACGGAGAGGCACCGTTTTACCCAGCGCCAAATACGCCTTCTGTCAACGGATTAACGGGTTCGCTGTTGACGAACAATCCCAACGGGACCAACCCACAGCGCTTAGATCCATCGCAGCCCATTACACAGAGTAACGATCACGGCTATACCGCGGAACAAACAGCGGCTGATAACGGAAAGATGGACAACTTTATCAAAGGTACAGGTCGTGGCAACAGTGTTGTCCTAAATTATTATGATGGCAACACGGTCACTGGAATTTGGAACTATGCCCAACATTACGCGTTGAACGACAACTCCTTTGGGACGAACTATGGGCCTTCGTCGGTTGGGGCTGTCAACCTCATATCTGGTCAGACTGCTGGGGCTACCGTTTACGCAGACAATGTGACGAAGAGCCAAACCGTACTGAAGCCCGGGGATACAAATTTCCCTACGAGCAGCGTTAGTGCAAACGGTACGTTGGTCGGTGACCAAGATCCGTACTATGATAACTTTTCAAAAGGTCCTACAGTTGCTATGAGTGGGAAAAATGTCGGTGACTTGTTAAACGCGAAGAATGTAACGTGGGGTTGGTTTGAAGGTGGATTCGCCAACACCTCTACAAAAAGCAACAACGTAGGAGGCAGCGCTTCCACAGACTACAGTGCGCACCATGAGCCGTTCCAGTATTACAAGTCCACGGCAAATCCGAACCACCTGCCGCCAACGAGTACGGCGATGATCGGCAAGGCGGATCAAGCCAACCATCAATACGACATCACAGATTTCTGGAAGGCTGCAGATGCCGGGAATATGCCGGCTGTAAGTTTTCTCAAGGCACCTGAGTACGAGGACGGACATGCTAGTTACTCCGATCCGACGGATGAACAAAAGTGGATTGTCGATACAATCAACCATATTCAAAGCTTACCGGACTGGCAGAATACGGCCATCATCGTCTCATACGATGACTCAGACGGGTGGTATGACCATGTATTGGGACCACTCGTAAACGGTTCAAATGATCCCAACTACGACACGCTCGCTGGCAAAGGTGATGCGGGCAAGCCTGTCCTCGGCACATACGAGGATCGCGCAGGCTATGGTCCCCGCTTACCGCTTCTCGTCATCTCTCCGTATGCAAAGCGGAACTACGTGGACAACACACTCACCGACCAGACTTCTATCCTGCGCTTTATTGAAGATAACTGGGATTTAGGCCGGATCGGTGATGGATCGTTCGATGCAATCGCAGGTTCACTAAACAACATGTTTGACTTCACGGACGGACCGCAGAACGGCAAGCTGATGTTGGACTCGTCGACGGGTGAACCCGTATCACCGGATGTTGCACCTTACAGTGCTAACGGGTTTACGTATATGAGCATGTCCAACTTGGCACAAAACCTAGACGTGAGTTTCTCGCAAGACAAGCATGATGTGTGGTTCGATTATAATGGCAGTCACGTGGTCATTCCGATGCATGGTAATCACGCCACCGTCGATGGTCAATCGGTGGAACTCGGCGCACCACTTCAAACGGTCAAGGGAGCACTTACGGTTCCTATTGACAATCTCGCAGTAGTACTTGGTGTTAAGGTTGTCAACTACAAGAATTCCGTCCTGTTTGACGCGGGCAACTAA
- a CDS encoding type IV pilus twitching motility protein PilT, with product MMQIQCLLETAIDMKASDLHLGVDHQPMYRVHGKLLPKGDIATADAMREWTHSLLGREQLETLNRVGEVDFAYTDACGNRFRVNAFHQQGNEALAIRVVADTIPSFESLGLPGALIQLLEQPHGLILVTGPTGSGKTTTLTTLIDHINSTQAKHVITLEDPIEYVHRHRQSMIHQRQIGIDTSGFAPALRAALRQDPDVILVGELRDLETVRTAVTASETGHLVLSTLHTGDAVQTIDRLIDLFPPDQQPQIRSQLSTILLGVVSQRLVPHAQGQGRVVIAELLLNNPAVGNLIRTQKTHQLRLVMQTSRQIGMQTFAMAARDRLTRGEISQSVAQPFLDLMA from the coding sequence ATGATGCAAATACAGTGTTTACTAGAAACGGCGATTGACATGAAGGCGAGTGATCTCCATCTGGGCGTTGACCATCAGCCCATGTACCGTGTCCATGGGAAACTGTTGCCAAAAGGGGATATTGCCACAGCTGACGCTATGAGGGAGTGGACACATAGCCTACTGGGGCGAGAGCAGTTAGAGACCCTAAACCGAGTGGGAGAAGTGGACTTTGCATATACGGACGCGTGTGGAAACCGATTTCGCGTCAACGCTTTTCACCAACAGGGGAATGAGGCGTTGGCCATTCGGGTGGTGGCCGATACGATTCCGAGTTTTGAGTCCTTGGGGCTGCCGGGTGCGCTCATCCAACTGTTGGAACAGCCGCATGGGCTAATCTTAGTGACTGGACCGACGGGAAGCGGTAAGACGACCACCCTCACGACCCTTATTGACCATATTAATTCCACGCAAGCAAAACACGTTATCACACTAGAGGATCCCATTGAGTACGTCCATCGTCATCGCCAATCCATGATTCATCAACGGCAAATTGGCATCGACACGAGCGGGTTTGCACCAGCGCTGCGAGCGGCTCTCCGACAAGATCCGGATGTCATTTTGGTGGGGGAGTTACGGGATCTTGAGACCGTTCGAACAGCCGTGACGGCATCGGAGACTGGACATCTCGTCCTGTCCACGCTGCACACGGGGGACGCCGTTCAGACCATTGATAGATTGATTGATTTGTTTCCGCCAGATCAACAACCTCAAATTCGTTCCCAGCTCTCAACCATTCTGTTAGGTGTCGTCTCTCAGCGACTCGTACCGCATGCGCAAGGCCAAGGCCGAGTAGTCATCGCGGAATTACTACTGAATAACCCTGCAGTTGGAAACCTCATTCGAACACAAAAAACGCACCAATTGCGCTTGGTCATGCAAACCTCTCGCCAAATTGGAATGCAGACGTTTGCTATGGCGGCACGTGATCGGTTAACTCGCGGTGAAATATCGCAGTCTGTCGCACAGCCATTTCTTGATTTGATGGCATAG
- a CDS encoding SPOR domain-containing protein, with the protein MAEAGAQTKTQSSSILVRLGDKEWELHEAGHQERQMSRVAVDFRSTGTVDKPISLESLRRSTVAPAIPPTRRGRQKGKHRTVLTGFYRLTAELATYVLRTIFPKQARGSLASLKGGLLVGMVFGCLAMFLFHQMGPVDTVAVQDATSTTTNMVSTSAVTVPRTMLSVPSFQTYAVNFGSYSSLGEAQAEVAMLKKRRIPAVIVPIQGFQVVSSVAVHQEDAAVEAKSAKGSGLNPVVKPLASHTRQIPVLGTSDKGALQETEAWLSESSSAILALTAWLSDNGRIEDAQLALSNALKDYPGDSVIAQTGISDQLAKLQASLVAANAALKAHQKEAAMQHVIASLGQLASLSGMNA; encoded by the coding sequence GTGGCGGAAGCCGGAGCACAGACGAAAACACAGTCATCATCGATCCTCGTTCGCCTGGGAGACAAAGAGTGGGAATTGCATGAAGCTGGTCATCAGGAACGCCAGATGAGCCGGGTTGCCGTCGATTTCAGATCAACAGGTACTGTGGACAAACCGATCAGTCTCGAAAGTTTGCGAAGGTCAACCGTTGCTCCTGCGATCCCACCAACACGCCGCGGCCGCCAAAAAGGGAAACATCGAACCGTCCTCACGGGTTTTTATCGGCTGACAGCTGAACTGGCTACATATGTACTGCGCACTATTTTTCCAAAACAGGCTAGAGGTAGCCTGGCTAGTCTGAAAGGTGGCCTATTGGTTGGGATGGTCTTCGGCTGCCTCGCCATGTTCCTGTTTCATCAAATGGGGCCAGTTGACACGGTGGCGGTTCAAGACGCAACGTCAACGACGACCAATATGGTATCTACTTCTGCTGTTACGGTCCCAAGGACGATGTTGTCTGTTCCATCGTTTCAAACGTATGCCGTGAATTTTGGCTCGTATTCTTCGTTAGGAGAAGCTCAGGCTGAGGTGGCTATGTTGAAAAAACGGAGGATCCCAGCAGTGATTGTCCCGATTCAAGGGTTTCAAGTGGTTTCAAGTGTCGCTGTCCACCAAGAGGACGCAGCGGTAGAGGCGAAGTCAGCCAAAGGATCGGGTCTAAATCCCGTTGTGAAGCCGCTTGCTAGTCATACAAGACAGATACCGGTATTGGGGACGTCAGACAAGGGTGCGCTTCAAGAAACGGAGGCCTGGCTGTCTGAAAGTTCCAGCGCAATCCTCGCTTTGACTGCGTGGTTGTCTGATAACGGACGGATCGAAGACGCGCAGCTAGCATTGTCAAATGCTTTGAAAGATTATCCCGGAGATTCTGTCATTGCCCAAACGGGGATAAGCGACCAGTTAGCAAAACTGCAGGCCTCTCTGGTGGCAGCGAATGCGGCGTTAAAGGCGCATCAAAAAGAGGCGGCCATGCAACATGTTATTGCTTCGCTTGGTCAGCTCGCCAGCCTGTCAGGTATGAATGCGTAA
- a CDS encoding DUF4321 domain-containing protein, producing MKVVRKTAWHRIGLVAATTVMGTIADTLLAPRLPILKPHTHVSWHPSVDLAVIQFSIAMTLSVNWGTLVGFAGGYLLSRRSK from the coding sequence GTGAAGGTAGTGCGCAAAACGGCATGGCATAGAATCGGTCTGGTTGCCGCAACAACAGTGATGGGCACAATTGCGGACACGCTTCTAGCACCACGTTTACCAATCTTAAAGCCGCACACACACGTGTCATGGCACCCAAGCGTCGATTTGGCGGTCATTCAGTTTTCGATAGCAATGACGCTGTCGGTGAATTGGGGAACACTTGTCGGTTTTGCTGGGGGCTATTTACTTTCACGCCGTTCCAAATAA
- the radC gene encoding RadC family protein, with amino-acid sequence MVVHEDSILASPVPSELPRERLLRLGPAALRADELLACVMQSGSGKNTVHDIAQAVLHEVGGIYALADMEVAELLNVPGIGRAKALQIAAAIELGRRIAQKPTDTRLQIRTADDAARYVMDRMRYLKKEHFVTLLLDTKHRLLGEETSSIGSLDASIVHPREIFRIAVRRSVSAILCVHNHPSGDPTPSGEDVSVTKRLSQAGRVLGIEVLDHIVIGDGRYISLRAAGYMEN; translated from the coding sequence GTGGTTGTACATGAAGACTCCATCCTCGCCTCACCCGTTCCGTCTGAGTTGCCGCGCGAGCGCTTGTTGCGGCTTGGACCAGCCGCTTTGCGTGCAGACGAGTTACTTGCGTGTGTCATGCAGTCGGGCTCGGGTAAAAACACTGTTCATGATATTGCACAAGCGGTCCTGCATGAGGTTGGCGGTATTTACGCGCTTGCCGACATGGAGGTTGCAGAGCTTTTGAACGTTCCGGGAATTGGACGAGCAAAGGCGTTGCAGATTGCTGCTGCCATCGAGTTAGGTCGGCGTATTGCTCAAAAACCAACCGACACGAGACTACAAATTCGTACAGCAGATGATGCTGCCAGGTATGTTATGGATAGGATGAGGTACCTTAAAAAGGAACATTTTGTAACCCTGCTCTTGGATACGAAGCACCGATTACTGGGGGAAGAGACGTCGTCGATAGGGAGTTTGGATGCATCTATCGTCCATCCGCGGGAAATTTTTCGCATTGCGGTTCGCCGGAGTGTATCTGCTATCCTATGTGTGCATAACCATCCAAGCGGAGATCCGACACCGAGTGGGGAGGATGTCTCCGTAACGAAACGTCTTTCTCAAGCTGGTCGGGTACTAGGTATTGAAGTGTTGGATCACATTGTGATCGGGGATGGACGTTACATCAGCCTACGAGCGGCTGGTTACATGGAGAATTGA
- a CDS encoding rod shape-determining protein — translation MFAVRDMGVDLGTANTLVYVKGRGIVVREPSVVALRTDTGAIEAVGSDAKQMIGRTPGNIVAVRPMKDGVIADFQTTSTMLRHFIRQAMKAKSNWSGKPRVMISVPSGITAVEKRAVEDAALEAGAKDAQVIEEPMAAAIGAGLPVGEPTGSMVVDIGGGTTEVAIISLGGIVTSRSIRVAGDEMDEAIIQYVKKTYNLMIGERTAEELKIQIGSAAPLDEPKSLDIRGRDLLTGLPRTFTISSEEICEALSDTVGSIIEAVKVTLEKSPPELAADIMDRGIVLTGGGALLRNLDKRLSDETGMPVLVAEEPLDCVAIGTGKALDNYDVYRKRTVALRKAQGRG, via the coding sequence ATGTTTGCAGTACGGGATATGGGCGTGGACTTAGGAACAGCCAACACACTGGTGTATGTGAAAGGCCGCGGAATTGTCGTTCGTGAGCCGTCCGTGGTGGCATTGCGCACGGACACCGGAGCCATTGAGGCAGTTGGTTCGGATGCAAAACAGATGATCGGGCGTACGCCGGGAAACATCGTGGCCGTTCGCCCAATGAAGGACGGTGTCATTGCCGATTTTCAAACCACTTCGACGATGCTTCGTCACTTTATCCGCCAAGCGATGAAGGCGAAATCGAATTGGTCGGGCAAGCCTCGCGTGATGATCAGCGTTCCGTCCGGCATCACTGCCGTTGAGAAGCGTGCCGTGGAGGATGCAGCGTTGGAAGCCGGTGCCAAAGACGCACAGGTCATTGAGGAGCCCATGGCAGCCGCGATCGGTGCAGGTTTGCCTGTGGGTGAACCGACGGGATCGATGGTGGTTGACATCGGTGGTGGAACGACTGAAGTCGCTATTATCTCCCTTGGTGGCATTGTGACCAGCCGCTCCATTCGCGTCGCTGGCGATGAAATGGATGAAGCAATCATTCAATATGTCAAGAAGACATACAATCTGATGATTGGTGAGCGGACAGCGGAGGAATTGAAAATCCAGATCGGCTCTGCTGCACCACTCGATGAGCCTAAGTCGCTCGATATTCGTGGTAGAGATCTGCTCACTGGGTTGCCTCGAACATTTACCATCAGTTCCGAGGAAATATGCGAAGCGCTGTCCGATACCGTCGGTTCCATCATCGAAGCAGTCAAGGTTACCCTTGAGAAGTCACCGCCGGAGCTGGCTGCTGACATCATGGACCGCGGCATCGTTTTGACTGGCGGCGGCGCGTTGCTCCGCAATCTTGACAAGCGTTTGTCCGACGAGACGGGCATGCCTGTGCTCGTCGCCGAAGAGCCATTGGACTGTGTCGCGATCGGAACAGGCAAAGCGCTTGATAACTATGACGTTTACCGGAAGCGGACGGTTGCCTTGCGTAAAGCGCAAGGTAGAGGCTAA
- the mreC gene encoding rod shape-determining protein MreC: MSRYLTSRRLFLLLGSIILLMVIAGLTISRVGRTASLPEQIVMNVQNTVSGWVYRPVSKLTGFFSGLQSLRNMYQENAELKHEMQDYQKLKAQLTNTENEVSRLQQMAGFVQQNKNQLHPVPAHVVGREPSLWNSELTIDVGSREGVGPDMAVVAPDGSLVGRIEKVASDSAKVVLITDTQVGDGVAAKALTSSSQPFGVVTGSTRNQGSLDMTFWGSLVQLPANQLVGDQVVTSGLSDVFPQGIVIGKITKVQYGPHNTAKTAVVQPSANLDYLQDVLVVRTPKQVGQVQ, encoded by the coding sequence GTGTCCCGTTACCTAACGAGTCGCAGATTGTTTCTGCTCCTGGGCAGTATTATTTTGCTCATGGTCATCGCTGGTTTAACGATTTCGCGGGTAGGTCGAACAGCGAGTTTGCCGGAGCAGATCGTCATGAATGTACAGAACACCGTGTCGGGCTGGGTTTATCGGCCGGTAAGCAAGTTGACGGGCTTCTTCAGCGGCCTCCAAAGCTTGCGGAACATGTATCAGGAAAATGCTGAACTAAAGCACGAGATGCAAGACTACCAGAAGTTAAAAGCGCAGTTGACGAACACTGAAAATGAAGTCTCGCGCCTTCAGCAGATGGCTGGGTTTGTTCAGCAAAACAAGAATCAATTGCACCCTGTTCCAGCACACGTCGTTGGTCGCGAGCCGTCCTTATGGAATTCGGAACTGACCATTGACGTGGGCAGCCGGGAAGGTGTGGGACCGGATATGGCCGTTGTGGCTCCAGACGGCAGTCTAGTGGGACGTATTGAGAAGGTGGCATCGGACAGTGCCAAAGTTGTACTGATCACAGACACGCAGGTTGGTGACGGTGTGGCGGCGAAGGCACTCACGTCATCGAGCCAACCGTTTGGTGTTGTGACGGGCTCAACTCGAAATCAAGGGTCCCTGGATATGACATTCTGGGGTTCTCTAGTTCAGTTGCCCGCTAATCAATTGGTGGGAGACCAAGTCGTTACGTCTGGCTTAAGTGATGTATTCCCTCAGGGTATTGTTATCGGGAAGATCACAAAGGTTCAGTACGGCCCTCACAACACGGCCAAAACTGCAGTTGTTCAACCGTCAGCAAACTTGGACTATCTGCAAGATGTGCTTGTCGTTCGAACACCGAAACAGGTGGGCCAAGTCCAATGA
- the mreD gene encoding rod shape-determining protein MreD, with amino-acid sequence MRLTIAFLLLWVGLILEATLFQIPPINAIHPGFVLCILVLMALMRGPNTAVTFAIVIGLIQDICYGSFIGLNAFSYGLVAYFAGAVFSQFLHRNLAITFLTTLVLTFMHMWVTFGLTRLFDVTADRPTFVLSQSLIEMIINGLVVLMLYPLLTRLFMKQSRSRYDVPSGDV; translated from the coding sequence ATGAGGCTGACGATTGCGTTTCTGCTGTTGTGGGTTGGTTTAATTCTGGAAGCAACGTTGTTTCAGATTCCACCTATCAATGCCATCCACCCGGGATTCGTCCTCTGCATTCTCGTGTTGATGGCGTTGATGCGCGGTCCGAATACTGCCGTTACGTTTGCAATCGTAATCGGACTCATCCAGGACATCTGTTATGGCTCATTCATTGGCTTGAATGCCTTCTCATATGGTCTCGTTGCGTACTTTGCAGGGGCCGTGTTCAGTCAGTTTCTTCATCGGAACCTTGCCATCACGTTTCTCACAACGCTGGTTCTGACGTTTATGCACATGTGGGTCACGTTTGGGTTGACACGATTGTTCGATGTGACAGCGGATCGTCCGACGTTTGTTCTGTCGCAGTCACTGATCGAAATGATCATCAACGGTTTAGTTGTTCTCATGCTCTACCCGCTGCTCACGCGACTCTTTATGAAACAGAGCCGGAGCCGTTACGATGTGCCCAGTGGAGATGTATGA
- a CDS encoding septum site-determining protein MinC translates to MIINSESLYETKPLVTVKGTRDGLLFLLDEHAPIDELCAYVTDLLSGQSGKVFDGPIVAVVIDYGRRQMSPSDCGKLLSLFMARPNFAIKAWGGGTQARQSLFHRKNNSRAQTIYHGVIRAGQPMAFEGDVVIVGDVNPSAEVRATGDIYVFGRLLGIAHAGVEGDTDSIVAATEFSPMQLRIGDVVSRAPRLQDQPLHAFMEFAYLENGLLAVAQMRHFYSWNKARSRLNRVSQKGNRA, encoded by the coding sequence TTGATAATCAACAGTGAATCCTTGTATGAGACGAAGCCGCTCGTTACGGTGAAGGGTACCCGCGACGGTCTTCTTTTTCTTCTAGATGAACACGCACCTATTGACGAACTCTGCGCATATGTGACGGATTTGCTCTCGGGTCAATCGGGAAAAGTCTTTGATGGACCGATTGTGGCGGTCGTAATCGATTACGGGCGCAGGCAAATGTCTCCGTCAGATTGCGGGAAACTACTCAGCCTTTTTATGGCGAGGCCCAATTTTGCCATTAAGGCTTGGGGTGGCGGGACACAAGCGAGGCAGTCCCTCTTTCACCGGAAAAACAACAGTCGTGCGCAAACCATTTATCACGGGGTGATTCGTGCAGGCCAACCCATGGCCTTTGAAGGCGATGTGGTCATCGTCGGAGACGTGAATCCAAGTGCGGAAGTTCGTGCGACGGGCGATATTTATGTGTTTGGGCGCCTCCTCGGAATTGCACACGCTGGCGTTGAAGGTGACACAGACAGCATCGTTGCCGCGACTGAATTTTCGCCCATGCAGCTGCGGATTGGGGATGTTGTCAGTCGCGCACCGCGGCTCCAAGACCAGCCACTGCACGCATTTATGGAATTCGCATATTTGGAAAATGGACTTCTCGCGGTTGCTCAAATGAGGCACTTCTATTCATGGAACAAAGCACGATCTCGTTTGAACCGCGTTAGTCAAAAGGGGAATCGGGCATGA
- the minD gene encoding septum site-determining protein MinD — protein sequence MSSAIVVTSGKGGVGKTTSTANIATSLALLGKKVCIVDADIGLRNLDVVMGLENRIIYDIIDVANGDCRLQQALIRDKRFEHLALLPAAQTKDKSVLTPDVMKGLVTSLKEDYDYVVIDCPAGIEDGFRVAVAPADFAIVVTTPENAAVRDADRVIGLLEREQVGQPRLIVNRIRPDMVKRGEMLDIDEIVQILACDLLGIVPDDEGVIRNSNRGEPSAMNPDTPAGLAYRNIARRILGDSVPLMVLEEKRGLWGRMKKLIGGR from the coding sequence ATGAGTTCAGCTATTGTTGTCACATCTGGTAAAGGCGGTGTCGGCAAGACCACGTCGACAGCCAACATCGCGACATCGTTGGCTCTTCTCGGCAAGAAGGTATGTATTGTCGACGCAGATATTGGTCTTCGCAACTTGGATGTTGTCATGGGGCTCGAGAATCGCATCATTTACGATATCATCGACGTCGCAAACGGCGATTGTCGGTTGCAGCAGGCATTGATCCGGGATAAACGGTTCGAGCATCTGGCGCTCTTGCCGGCTGCTCAGACAAAAGACAAGAGTGTGCTGACACCGGATGTGATGAAGGGTCTCGTCACATCCCTGAAGGAGGATTACGACTACGTCGTGATCGATTGCCCCGCAGGGATCGAGGATGGTTTCCGCGTTGCTGTTGCCCCTGCGGATTTTGCAATTGTCGTGACCACGCCTGAAAACGCCGCGGTGAGAGATGCGGATCGGGTCATTGGCCTGTTGGAACGCGAGCAGGTTGGGCAACCGAGGCTCATTGTCAACCGAATTCGACCCGACATGGTAAAACGCGGCGAAATGCTCGACATTGATGAAATTGTACAGATTCTCGCGTGTGATTTACTGGGCATCGTACCTGACGATGAAGGAGTCATCCGGAATTCCAATCGAGGTGAACCGAGTGCGATGAATCCAGATACACCCGCGGGCCTCGCCTACCGAAACATCGCTCGACGAATCCTTGGAGATTCCGTGCCACTCATGGTGCTCGAGGAAAAGCGAGGCCTCTGGGGCCGGATGAAAAAGCTGATCGGGGGACGATGA
- a CDS encoding M23 family metallopeptidase, with translation MADVKRRWPWQARHISWSDDTEHTGMVQDESREGDSVPAPSRWVTEPQADLSPYGFSEDDGGLRQVESGAWRKAFSAPTKPSQGFVPRTSSGPIRNHPVPKKSSRASSTLMWQTFCAAVLVGIGYFVQHADEPIAKSVDTQTQSVFDTDYTDKVQPMVAKAFSDLHLSVPTFGGSAVKLHSPLQGTIVDDYGKNHPEVWIAAAAGSSVQAAGSGTVLTVVKSGNTELVKIDNGSYGTSIYAGLGSVTVKENEYVTSGEVIGKLPTTPSHPALRFSLVKNGQYENPHDFIQFSGGGQ, from the coding sequence ATGGCCGATGTCAAGAGGAGATGGCCTTGGCAGGCAAGACATATATCGTGGTCTGACGATACAGAACATACAGGGATGGTTCAAGATGAGTCCCGTGAGGGAGACTCGGTCCCGGCACCGTCGCGGTGGGTCACGGAGCCCCAAGCTGACCTATCCCCTTATGGATTCTCGGAGGATGACGGAGGTCTCCGTCAGGTTGAAAGCGGCGCTTGGCGCAAGGCATTTTCAGCACCGACGAAACCATCGCAGGGATTTGTACCAAGGACAAGTTCGGGTCCAATCCGCAATCACCCTGTGCCAAAGAAGTCATCACGAGCATCCTCGACACTGATGTGGCAGACATTTTGTGCAGCGGTTCTCGTCGGCATCGGGTACTTTGTTCAGCACGCTGACGAGCCAATTGCCAAGTCAGTTGATACACAGACACAGTCTGTGTTTGATACGGACTACACTGACAAAGTACAGCCGATGGTTGCCAAGGCGTTCTCTGATTTGCATTTGAGTGTACCGACGTTTGGCGGTAGTGCAGTAAAGCTTCACTCGCCGCTTCAAGGTACGATTGTCGATGACTACGGAAAAAACCATCCGGAAGTATGGATTGCGGCTGCGGCAGGGTCAAGCGTGCAAGCGGCGGGATCGGGTACTGTTTTAACAGTTGTCAAGAGTGGCAATACGGAGTTGGTCAAGATCGACAACGGATCATATGGAACGTCGATCTACGCCGGATTGGGATCTGTGACGGTTAAAGAAAACGAGTACGTGACTTCGGGGGAAGTCATCGGCAAGCTCCCGACGACACCGAGTCATCCCGCACTTCGATTCTCGCTCGTTAAAAATGGTCAATATGAAAATCCGCATGATTTCATCCAGTTTTCTGGAGGCGGACAATGA